One Phocaeicola dorei genomic region harbors:
- a CDS encoding TssN family type VI secretion system protein, whose amino-acid sequence MNPVTQHLISSYLLMPLLTVIFGIAAYFIARKNKLLNNKKLIAYLLLCGIILALPGLSGFMDYNFMPYAYILLVILYWTAGYYNRLILRKVFASSKEMPSFGIQCLLTVTVMLLGAGLFSVVFNLCNELQYGIWASTCLLPFAFPLLYSQTVNSYFDIPIEIYKVWKYSEEYDSDTLYINRERSIVMDVDIFRRVDDPASERITGKASEDVIFGQWFQRMIDDCNLKSPSSPIVYKNEGGAYYEWVFYTKPSFFKRRRYIDPDVTLAGNKLKRHDVIIAKRVANELIKYNEY is encoded by the coding sequence CAACATCTCATTTCATCGTACCTGCTGATGCCGCTGCTGACCGTGATTTTCGGAATCGCAGCCTATTTTATCGCACGCAAGAACAAGCTGCTCAACAACAAAAAACTGATTGCGTATCTGCTGCTGTGCGGCATAATCCTTGCCCTGCCCGGTCTGTCCGGATTCATGGACTATAACTTCATGCCCTATGCCTACATCCTGTTGGTCATCCTGTACTGGACTGCCGGATATTACAATCGGCTCATCCTTCGCAAAGTGTTCGCATCAAGCAAGGAAATGCCTTCTTTCGGCATCCAATGCCTGCTGACGGTTACGGTCATGCTTCTAGGAGCCGGACTCTTTTCCGTAGTGTTCAACCTCTGCAACGAACTCCAGTACGGCATCTGGGCCTCCACCTGTCTGCTGCCCTTTGCATTTCCACTCCTGTATTCCCAAACGGTGAACAGCTATTTCGACATACCCATTGAAATTTATAAAGTATGGAAATATTCGGAGGAATATGACTCGGATACCTTGTACATCAACCGTGAACGGAGCATCGTAATGGATGTGGATATATTCCGCAGGGTGGATGACCCCGCATCGGAACGCATAACCGGCAAGGCATCCGAGGATGTCATCTTCGGGCAGTGGTTCCAGCGCATGATTGACGACTGCAACCTCAAATCACCGTCTTCGCCCATCGTATATAAGAATGAAGGAGGAGCCTATTACGAATGGGTATTCTATACCAAACCGTCCTTTTTCAAGAGACGGCGCTATATAGACCCCGACGTTACACTTGCCGGCAACAAGCTGAAAAGACACGATGTAATCATAGCCAAACGTGTGGCAAACGAACTTATAAAGTATAACGAATATTAA